A segment of the Symmachiella macrocystis genome:
AGGTAAAGACCGGCCAAAACCAGCTATTGGTTTCACGGCGAATCACCATCAACGTCGCTCCGCACTGAGCACACAGGGCGAAGAAGACCATGATCGATAGAGCGACCGGGACGTTATAGACGTTTCTTCCGTCGGGCCAACGGGCCTGTTGCAGAGATTCCTTCAGTCCCTCGCTTTCCTCGTCGACATCGCCGCCCATGCTGTAGATTGTTCCCAATGTCGAGATGATCACTTCCCGTGCGGGAAACGATGCGACCGCTCCCACGCCGATCCGCCAATCCCAGCCAAGCGGCTTGACCGCTGGTTCAATCGCGTGTCCTACGCGGCCTAGAAAACTAGTTTCAATTAGTTGGGCGGAGACGGCGTTGTGGCGGTCGACGAGTTGCTCGAGTTGTGCCTCGTTTTCCGGAGTGTCGTCGAGTGCCTCAATTTGCGTTTCGAGTTTGTGTTGGGCTGTATGGTCGCCCGGAAAGTATCCCGCCGCCCAGACGATGATGGTCGTCGCAAAGATCAACGTACCGGCTCGCATCACAAAGGCTTTAGCCCGGTCGTAGACACGATAAAACACGATGCGTGGCGACGGCCATTTGTAACTCGGCAACTCCATTATGAACGGCGGAGTTTCTCCACGAAACATGGTCTTTTTCAAAATCCACGCCACCGGCACGGCGATCACCGCCCCCAGTGACGACATTCCCAACAGAACCACACCGGGCAGCGTCACCTGGCCTGACCACAAAACAAATCCACCAATGCTAAGTTCCGGCCCAACCTGAAACAGTGTGACAGCGGGAATAAAGGCAGCGATCAATAGGATGTAGACCGGCAAGCGCGCCGAACAACTCATCAATGGGGCAACAAGAATCGTCACCATTCGGTCGCGGCGATTCTCAATCACCCGCGTTGCCATGACACCCGGAATCGCACAGGCGAACGACGACATCAACGGCACAAACGACTTGCCGCTCAGACCGACTTTGGTCATCAAGCGATCCATCAAAAACGCGGCGCGCGCCATGTAGCCGCAGTCTTCCAGGATGGCGATGAATAGGAACAAAAACACGATTTGCGGCAGGAACACGATCACGCCCCCCACACCGGCAATCACGCCATCGTTGATCAAACTCCGCAGCGGCCCGGGAGCTAATGTCAAGGCGACGAGATCGGCAAGCCAACCTTGCGCCGATTCGATGATCTCCATGAACGGACCGGCCCAGGCGTAAATTGCTTGGAAGACGACGAACATCAAGGCGATGAAGATTCCCACGCCGATGAATTTGTGCGTCAACAGGCGATCCAGTTTGTCACTAAAAGTCACCGACCGCGTGGTCGGCCGCGTATGAATTCCTGCGAGTACCTCGCGAATCCAGGCATACCGTTGCCGCGCCTCGATGGCTGGCACGGCTTGCCCGGCGGATTTGAGCCGTTCGCGGCATTCGGTCAGGGCCTGGGGCAGATTGTTACCGCACTTCTTCGTATATTCGGCTTCGACGCAGCCACCTGGATCGAGAATCATCCGCTGAATCAAAAACTCCGGAACGTCCGCTGCGCCACCGGCGGTGAGGTGCGTCGCCAATTGATCGCACTCGCTGTAAAACTCTTCAGGGAAAACCTTTTTCCGCGCTTCCACGGGCGAGGACTTCGCAGCGGCGGCGATGGCATTTCTCACATCGTCGATCCCGACCGCGCGATGCGCCTCAGCCTTGACCACCGGCACCCCCAAGCGTTGCGATAGTTCCGTCGCATCGATCGTTGTGCCCCGCGCCAGGGCGACGTCGCACATGTTCAATACCACAACGACCGGCAACTGCATGTCCAAAACCTGGCTGACCAAATACAGGTTCCGTTCCAGATTCGACGCATCCACGATGCAGACGACCGCGTCGGGATGGCCCACGTCCTTTTGCCGACCCAGTAGAACGTCGACGGAAACCATTTCGTCCAACGTGCGCGGGGAGAGACTGTAGGTTCCAGGCAAATCGATGATATGGAATTGTTGGCCTTGCCAATTGACGTGGCCGATTTTTTTCTCAACCGTCACACCCGGAAAATTGCCGACGCGGGATTGCATGCCGCACAGCAAATTGAACAGCGTGCTTTTGCCGGTATTGGGATTGCCTATCAGGGCGACGTTGAACGAACGCGTCTCTTTAGCGGGAGTGGGTGGGGGAGAAGAGGCGGGAACAGGAGCGGCCATGATCTATCAAATTCTTCGATGATTTCACGATTGTTCCCCCAGCAAGACCGGGGGAGGGAGGGGCAGCTGGAGTCGACTGGGGTTTAGGCTTGAGGCAACGGTTCGATCGAGACTCGACGGGCTTCATTTTTTCGGAGTGACAATCGGTAACCCCGCAACTCAAACTCGATGGGATCGCCGAGCGGCGCGAAGCCCAATAGCTCGATTTCTTCGCCATCGATCAGTCCCATTTCCATGAGACGAATTGCGATACCGTCATCGCCGGAAATCTCGACAATCCGCGCCCGCTCGCCCAATTTCAGTCCATCGAGTGTGGTCATGCGTGACTCAATCTTCTCTTGCCCCGGTCACGGTCGCCGACGAGTGAGGGGGATGGCTGAGCAGGTTGACGAAAATGTGCGCTGTCTCATTGCCACGAAAGGTCAATCGGTGATTGCCAACAGCCACGATACACGGCTCGCCGGAACGGACCATGTGGACCACTTCGCCTTCGCGAAAGCCCATTTCGTTCAGTCGGGTGACCAGCGCGGTCTCCCCGCCGATCATCGCAATTTCTGCGGTTTCCCCAGCGTTTAGTAACTGAAGTGGAATCATCCGCGATTGGCCTGGGAATGAAGAGAGACGCCAAAGGGAAAGAGGGACAGCATCGGTATCAAACATAAGCCTAGAAGGATTGAGACTCGATGTCAATTGCGGCGTCGGGATTGTCCATGCGTTCGCAGCTGCACAAATTCGACCTGCAGGGTGCGT
Coding sequences within it:
- the feoB gene encoding ferrous iron transport protein B, translating into MAAPVPASSPPPTPAKETRSFNVALIGNPNTGKSTLFNLLCGMQSRVGNFPGVTVEKKIGHVNWQGQQFHIIDLPGTYSLSPRTLDEMVSVDVLLGRQKDVGHPDAVVCIVDASNLERNLYLVSQVLDMQLPVVVVLNMCDVALARGTTIDATELSQRLGVPVVKAEAHRAVGIDDVRNAIAAAAKSSPVEARKKVFPEEFYSECDQLATHLTAGGAADVPEFLIQRMILDPGGCVEAEYTKKCGNNLPQALTECRERLKSAGQAVPAIEARQRYAWIREVLAGIHTRPTTRSVTFSDKLDRLLTHKFIGVGIFIALMFVVFQAIYAWAGPFMEIIESAQGWLADLVALTLAPGPLRSLINDGVIAGVGGVIVFLPQIVFLFLFIAILEDCGYMARAAFLMDRLMTKVGLSGKSFVPLMSSFACAIPGVMATRVIENRRDRMVTILVAPLMSCSARLPVYILLIAAFIPAVTLFQVGPELSIGGFVLWSGQVTLPGVVLLGMSSLGAVIAVPVAWILKKTMFRGETPPFIMELPSYKWPSPRIVFYRVYDRAKAFVMRAGTLIFATTIIVWAAGYFPGDHTAQHKLETQIEALDDTPENEAQLEQLVDRHNAVSAQLIETSFLGRVGHAIEPAVKPLGWDWRIGVGAVASFPAREVIISTLGTIYSMGGDVDEESEGLKESLQQARWPDGRNVYNVPVALSIMVFFALCAQCGATLMVIRRETNSWFWPVFTFVYMTALAYVAALLVYQVGMRYF
- a CDS encoding FeoA family protein, producing MIPLQLLNAGETAEIAMIGGETALVTRLNEMGFREGEVVHMVRSGEPCIVAVGNHRLTFRGNETAHIFVNLLSHPPHSSATVTGARED
- a CDS encoding FeoA family protein; amino-acid sequence: MTTLDGLKLGERARIVEISGDDGIAIRLMEMGLIDGEEIELLGFAPLGDPIEFELRGYRLSLRKNEARRVSIEPLPQA